In the genome of Thermoleophilia bacterium, one region contains:
- a CDS encoding sensor domain-containing protein has translation MRRGASRFFGVVTQSRTWLNMAYLWLAFPLGLFYFIFLAVGLSLGLSLVVVWIGLPILLVVVGAWWLFAAFERLQAEYLLGVDVAPSLRAWELHEGVWARLRTHFVAASTWLDLFFLLSKVVLGMASFALTLTATTTTLWLLALPVFWYFDVPVADGTRTPPLWLAILGVPAGVLATFGWLHVLNAWAWVCGKWAVLLFGAATNGSETTGGVVEVER, from the coding sequence ATGCGGCGCGGCGCAAGTCGCTTCTTCGGCGTTGTGACACAGTCGCGGACGTGGCTCAACATGGCCTACCTGTGGCTTGCTTTCCCGCTCGGGCTCTTCTACTTCATCTTTCTCGCCGTCGGGCTCTCTCTGGGTCTGAGTCTCGTGGTCGTCTGGATCGGCCTACCGATTCTCCTCGTCGTGGTCGGCGCCTGGTGGCTGTTCGCTGCCTTCGAACGGCTGCAGGCGGAGTACCTTCTTGGTGTCGATGTCGCGCCGTCGCTACGCGCATGGGAGCTCCACGAAGGCGTGTGGGCACGGCTGCGTACGCATTTTGTCGCGGCCAGCACCTGGCTCGATCTGTTCTTTCTGCTGAGCAAGGTGGTGCTCGGCATGGCGTCGTTCGCGCTCACGCTGACCGCGACGACTACTACTCTGTGGCTGCTCGCCCTGCCCGTGTTCTGGTACTTCGATGTGCCCGTCGCCGACGGCACCCGGACGCCGCCTCTGTGGCTCGCGATCCTCGGGGTGCCGGCCGGCGTCCTGGCGACTTTCGGCTGGCTGCACGTGCTCAATGCATGGGCTTGGGTTTGTGGAAAGTGGGCGGTTCTGCTGTTTGGTGCCGCCACAAACGGTAGCGAGACGACCGGCGGGGTCGTGGAGGTGGAGAGATGA
- a CDS encoding response regulator transcription factor: MSITVLLADDEVLVRSGLRLILETEPDIEVVGEASDGRQAFELTQSLDPDVVLMDVQMPIMNGIEATRAISALGREETSRVLILTTFDLDEYVYEAFKVGASGFLLKRTPAEELVAGIRVVASGEGMLSPSVTMRLIEHFRERGALGQAPPDTGRLDDLTEREREVLGLMARGLTNHEIAAQLFLSEGTVKTHVKRVFAKLGLHDRTQAVILAYEVGLVRRGEARLD, encoded by the coding sequence ATGAGCATCACCGTACTCCTCGCGGACGACGAGGTCTTGGTACGTTCGGGCCTGCGCCTCATTCTCGAGACGGAACCGGACATCGAGGTCGTGGGAGAGGCGAGCGACGGTCGTCAGGCGTTCGAACTCACGCAGAGCCTCGACCCGGATGTCGTCCTCATGGACGTGCAGATGCCGATCATGAACGGCATCGAGGCGACGCGGGCCATCTCGGCGCTTGGTCGCGAGGAGACCTCCCGAGTACTCATTCTCACCACCTTCGATCTCGATGAGTACGTCTACGAAGCATTCAAGGTGGGAGCCAGCGGCTTTCTGCTGAAGCGCACGCCGGCCGAGGAGCTCGTGGCGGGCATTCGTGTCGTGGCGAGTGGCGAAGGCATGCTGTCGCCGTCGGTGACCATGCGTCTCATTGAGCACTTCCGTGAGCGTGGCGCGCTCGGCCAGGCGCCGCCCGATACCGGCCGCCTTGACGATCTGACCGAACGCGAGCGAGAAGTTCTGGGGCTCATGGCGCGCGGACTCACGAATCACGAGATCGCCGCGCAGCTCTTTCTCTCCGAGGGCACAGTGAAGACTCACGTGAAGCGCGTCTTCGCCAAGCTTGGTCTGCACGATCGCACGCAGGCGGTCATCCTTGCCTACGAAGTGGGGCTCGTGCGTCGTGGCGAGGCGCGTCTGGACTAG
- a CDS encoding sensor histidine kinase translates to MFIHATNIGFRLMALELVELSEVTTDGLLRVILRNSRGWTMLGTMERQESPGRQATARADNARRLRAFDPLPVSILLALVFTAAGLVELLTRGPVQAGQRADDELLIVLTVMSSLALALLWLTPLGSLCVSLVALCAQSLLGYDFTQAALWAVVVASFATVALDRWARAVAAGFLVAAGMIIVFFSALDVSWRDAASTWGMLSVAWVVAVVIRLYRGSVERAERRAALFAADREARAREAVAEERLRLARELHDSIGHALNVVVLHAGAARRVVDTKPDLAREALGSIESTGRQALADIERMLGILRASDATAELDAAPGLAHLDELCASVREAGLPVELTFEDGAPSLPASLDLTAYRIVQEALTNSLKHAGPRAHAWVRIRHSDGVLVIDVVDDGRGGSVDRFDGGGHGLAGMRERVVTFGGDLHAGPRPEGGFAIQARLPVHKEVT, encoded by the coding sequence ATGTTCATACATGCGACGAACATCGGGTTTCGACTTATGGCGCTTGAGTTGGTGGAGTTGTCTGAAGTGACCACAGACGGATTGCTGCGTGTGATTCTGCGAAACTCCCGCGGCTGGACTATGCTTGGGACCATGGAGCGCCAGGAGAGCCCCGGGAGGCAGGCGACGGCAAGGGCCGACAATGCGCGTCGACTGCGGGCGTTCGATCCTCTGCCGGTGAGCATCCTGCTGGCGCTTGTGTTCACCGCGGCGGGGCTCGTAGAACTGCTTACGCGCGGGCCCGTTCAGGCCGGTCAGCGCGCCGACGACGAGTTGCTCATCGTGCTGACCGTGATGAGCTCGCTCGCTCTCGCTCTACTCTGGCTCACGCCGCTCGGGAGCTTGTGCGTCTCGCTGGTGGCTCTTTGCGCTCAATCGTTGCTCGGCTACGACTTCACTCAGGCCGCGCTGTGGGCCGTCGTCGTGGCCTCGTTCGCGACGGTTGCCCTTGATCGCTGGGCACGTGCTGTTGCGGCGGGCTTCTTGGTGGCGGCAGGGATGATCATCGTTTTCTTCTCGGCCCTCGACGTGAGCTGGCGGGACGCGGCGAGTACCTGGGGCATGCTGTCGGTGGCCTGGGTCGTCGCAGTCGTCATTCGCCTCTACCGCGGTAGCGTCGAGAGAGCCGAGCGGCGGGCGGCGCTCTTTGCCGCCGATCGCGAGGCGCGCGCCCGTGAAGCGGTGGCGGAGGAGCGACTTCGCTTGGCGCGCGAACTGCACGACAGCATCGGACACGCGCTCAACGTCGTCGTGCTCCACGCCGGCGCCGCACGTCGCGTCGTGGATACCAAACCGGACCTAGCGCGTGAGGCTCTCGGCAGCATCGAGAGCACGGGGCGGCAGGCGCTGGCCGATATCGAGCGCATGCTCGGCATCTTGCGTGCCTCAGACGCGACCGCCGAGCTTGATGCAGCTCCGGGGCTGGCACACCTCGACGAGCTTTGTGCCAGTGTTCGTGAAGCCGGCCTGCCCGTCGAGTTGACGTTCGAGGATGGCGCGCCGTCCCTGCCGGCGAGTCTCGATCTCACCGCCTACCGCATCGTGCAGGAGGCGCTCACCAATTCGCTCAAGCACGCCGGTCCGCGGGCACACGCCTGGGTTCGCATCCGTCACAGTGACGGTGTGCTCGTGATCGACGTCGTCGACGATGGCCGAGGCGGCTCGGTCGATCGGTTCGACGGCGGCGGCCACGGGTTGGCGGGCATGCGCGAGCGCGTGGTTACGTTTGGCGGCGATCTGCACGCCGGGCCGCGTCCTGAGGGTGGCTTTGCCATTCAAGCGCGGCTGCCCGTGCATAAGGAGGTCACATGA
- a CDS encoding ABC transporter ATP-binding protein, protein MSEHDFVLRQVRHEYRGGSPALGPLDLEIGCGQHVAVVGANGSGKSTLLKVLDGLVFPSGGEVVAFGAPLTESALEDSIFRRDFRSRVGFVFQEADVQLFCSSVLDELAFGPLQLGLPEEEVRERVGEVAGQLRIEKLLDRPPYSLSGGEKKRVAIASVITMEPHVLLLDEPTAALDPRSQVWLLAVLADWKSQGRTVVMATHDLSAAAEAADRVVVLSEEHELVADGTPDAILAQRDLLLSANLIHDHEHRHAATAHQHAHAHGSGSDPTSMHDGFPGGD, encoded by the coding sequence GTGAGCGAGCACGACTTCGTCCTCAGACAAGTGCGTCACGAATACCGGGGCGGCTCGCCGGCGCTGGGTCCGCTCGATCTGGAGATCGGCTGCGGCCAGCATGTGGCTGTGGTCGGGGCGAACGGTTCTGGCAAGTCAACGCTGCTCAAGGTCCTCGATGGACTGGTGTTCCCCTCCGGGGGCGAGGTCGTCGCCTTCGGCGCACCTCTCACCGAATCCGCGCTGGAGGATTCCATCTTCCGTCGCGACTTCCGTTCCCGCGTCGGATTCGTCTTTCAGGAGGCCGATGTACAGCTCTTCTGCTCCAGCGTTCTGGATGAGCTGGCCTTCGGTCCGCTGCAGCTTGGTCTGCCGGAGGAGGAGGTCCGGGAGCGGGTTGGGGAAGTCGCCGGCCAGTTGCGTATCGAGAAGCTGCTCGATCGGCCGCCGTACTCGCTCTCTGGCGGAGAGAAGAAGCGGGTTGCCATCGCCTCCGTGATCACGATGGAGCCGCACGTGCTTCTGCTCGACGAGCCCACCGCCGCACTCGACCCCCGCAGCCAGGTGTGGCTACTCGCGGTGCTCGCAGACTGGAAGAGTCAGGGGCGCACGGTCGTGATGGCGACGCACGACCTCTCGGCTGCAGCTGAGGCGGCCGACCGTGTTGTCGTTCTCTCGGAGGAACACGAGTTGGTGGCCGACGGCACTCCTGATGCGATTCTCGCCCAGCGTGATCTGCTGCTCTCGGCGAACCTCATTCATGATCACGAGCATCGTCACGCCGCGACGGCGCACCAGCATGCTCACGCACACGGATCCGGGTCAGATCCGACGTCGATGCACGATGGCTTCCCGGGGGGTGACTGA
- a CDS encoding energy-coupling factor transporter transmembrane component T: protein MSCRLADLSPAKPRRRGHGRSLARRAADAFGRAVGQVLENEDLAVRPGLLQRLDPRVKLLTLVLFAVTASLVHSVLLLAAMIVLTLVLAATCLLSVVSFARKVWGSAGLLALLIALPSALSIFTPGPTALSLGPVTLTELGLMGVATLVARVVASAGFALLVVWTSRWSDLLRALSALRMPDVVVATLAMTQKQILTLLRTTEQIHLARESRTLGRGTTRENRAWVTDRMAFVVRKSMKTADEVYDAMLSRGFSGAMPSLVALHMRPRDWAWGAASLLMCVGLVAADRMIGS from the coding sequence TTGAGCTGCCGGCTCGCCGACCTGTCGCCCGCGAAGCCGCGTCGCCGCGGTCACGGGCGATCGCTCGCGCGCCGCGCTGCGGACGCGTTTGGACGTGCGGTCGGCCAGGTACTCGAGAACGAGGATCTGGCCGTGCGTCCCGGGTTGCTGCAGCGCCTCGACCCGCGCGTCAAGCTGCTCACACTCGTGCTCTTCGCGGTGACCGCGAGTCTCGTGCATTCGGTGCTTCTGCTGGCGGCCATGATTGTTCTCACGCTTGTATTGGCGGCGACCTGCCTGTTGAGCGTCGTCTCGTTCGCTCGCAAGGTGTGGGGTTCGGCCGGTCTGCTTGCGCTCTTGATTGCGCTGCCGTCCGCGCTGAGCATCTTCACGCCAGGGCCGACAGCGTTGTCCCTTGGGCCGGTGACGCTGACCGAGCTCGGTCTCATGGGAGTCGCGACTCTGGTGGCTCGCGTCGTCGCCTCCGCCGGCTTCGCCCTTCTCGTGGTGTGGACTTCTCGCTGGTCTGATCTTCTGCGGGCGCTCTCTGCGCTACGCATGCCCGATGTCGTGGTCGCGACCCTGGCAATGACCCAGAAGCAGATCCTCACGCTGCTGCGCACGACAGAGCAGATTCACCTGGCGCGGGAGAGTCGGACCCTGGGGCGCGGTACGACGCGCGAGAACCGCGCCTGGGTCACCGATCGTATGGCGTTCGTCGTTCGCAAGTCGATGAAGACCGCGGACGAGGTCTACGACGCAATGCTCTCGCGAGGCTTCAGCGGTGCCATGCCGTCGCTTGTCGCACTGCATATGCGGCCTCGTGACTGGGCATGGGGAGCCGCCTCGCTTCTCATGTGCGTGGGTCTCGTCGCTGCCGATAGGATGATCGGATCGTGA
- the cbiM gene encoding cobalt transporter CbiM, with amino-acid sequence MDILAMHIPDGYLGPQTYVVLWLVMIPIWFIAARKVKRTLRTKQIPLLALGAAFSFVIMMFNVPVIGGSTGHAVGATLIAIILGPWAAVIAVSIALIIQALIFGDGGITAIAANCFNMAVVMPFVGFYLYRFVCGDAPSSGRRVLASGVAAYVALVAAAIVAGFEFGIQPYVAHTASGQALYAPYKLGVAVPAMALEHLLFFGWVEALATAGIVAALQRAEPQLLEMKPAAKPLRWLWAGIGALILLTPIGALASGTAWGEWGAEELDSLVGYVPANLEKLGGLWKAAMPDYATPGVSNSLLGYLIAAVVGTAIVVAIAWSTGVLLARRRGDVDATTGPPSSPATPSAG; translated from the coding sequence ATGGACATCCTTGCCATGCACATCCCGGACGGCTACCTCGGTCCCCAGACGTACGTCGTCCTCTGGCTCGTGATGATCCCGATATGGTTCATCGCCGCCCGCAAGGTCAAGCGCACTCTCAGGACCAAGCAGATTCCGCTGCTGGCCTTGGGCGCGGCGTTCTCGTTCGTCATCATGATGTTCAATGTGCCGGTTATTGGAGGGTCAACCGGTCATGCGGTCGGTGCGACACTGATTGCGATCATTTTGGGTCCCTGGGCGGCCGTCATTGCCGTCTCCATCGCGCTCATCATCCAGGCGCTGATCTTCGGCGACGGCGGCATAACCGCCATCGCCGCGAACTGCTTCAACATGGCTGTTGTCATGCCGTTCGTCGGTTTCTACCTCTACCGGTTCGTCTGTGGTGACGCACCGTCGTCTGGTCGGCGAGTGCTCGCGTCGGGCGTGGCCGCGTATGTTGCCCTCGTTGCCGCCGCTATCGTCGCCGGGTTCGAGTTTGGCATTCAGCCGTACGTCGCTCACACGGCGAGCGGACAAGCCCTCTATGCGCCGTACAAGCTCGGCGTTGCCGTGCCGGCCATGGCTCTCGAGCACCTCCTCTTCTTCGGGTGGGTCGAGGCGCTGGCGACGGCCGGCATCGTCGCCGCCTTGCAGCGTGCGGAGCCGCAACTGCTGGAGATGAAGCCGGCTGCCAAGCCGCTGCGCTGGCTCTGGGCCGGGATCGGCGCCTTGATTCTGCTCACGCCGATCGGCGCCCTTGCGTCCGGTACGGCGTGGGGCGAATGGGGCGCGGAGGAGCTCGACTCCCTGGTTGGGTACGTCCCCGCCAATCTGGAGAAGCTCGGCGGCCTGTGGAAGGCGGCGATGCCCGACTACGCGACGCCGGGCGTGAGCAACTCGCTGCTCGGCTACCTGATCGCGGCGGTCGTCGGGACCGCGATCGTCGTCGCCATTGCGTGGAGTACGGGAGTACTGCTGGCCCGCCGGCGCGGGGACGTTGACGCGACGACCGGACCGCCGTCGTCTCCGGCGACGCCGTCCGCCGGCTAG
- a CDS encoding Fur family transcriptional regulator: MHHARETLRDQGYRLTPQRSVIWEVLRDAGRHMTAEEVTSDVRTKLPDVNVSTVYRTLELLVSLGLVVETHLDGTACYYEVSPEPTHHHFVCTQCGAVGHFSDDLLAPVHEDLTMHHGFVVNQIQVTAFGICRECCSGEVSLGAQHLPKEGN, from the coding sequence ATGCATCATGCCCGAGAGACTCTTCGCGATCAAGGCTACCGACTGACGCCGCAGCGCAGCGTCATCTGGGAAGTTCTGCGGGACGCCGGCCGCCACATGACCGCGGAAGAGGTCACCTCCGACGTGCGCACCAAGCTGCCCGACGTGAACGTCTCGACGGTCTATCGCACACTGGAGCTTCTCGTGAGCCTCGGCCTGGTGGTCGAGACGCACCTCGACGGCACTGCCTGCTACTACGAGGTCTCGCCGGAGCCGACGCACCACCACTTCGTCTGCACGCAGTGCGGCGCCGTGGGCCACTTCAGTGACGATCTCCTCGCTCCGGTGCACGAGGATCTCACGATGCACCACGGCTTCGTGGTGAATCAGATACAGGTCACGGCGTTCGGCATCTGTCGGGAGTGCTGCTCCGGCGAGGTTTCGCTCGGCGCGCAGCACCTGCCCAAGGAAGGAAACTGA
- a CDS encoding histone deacetylase, whose amino-acid sequence MDIGIVYHDEYAEHRTGDHPEGADRVAAVVEHLRASDVWPRLKVVTPEPATEADILRVHTAEHLQTIQTAAASGGRWIDPDTFVSPRSYDIALLAAGGALATTEMWSEGIVPFALVRPPGHHALAHDAMGFCLFNNVAITAMRLLDEGYERIAIIDWDVHHGNGTESVFYEDPRVLFFSMHQSPHYPGTGAVTDCGEGPGQGYTVNIPMPAYCNNNDYAHAFNMVIEPIVEQYSPEAILVSAGQDIHRDDPLGDMMVTELGFSYMAWHCHRMARLCEGRIAFILEGGYNRQANAEAIETVLRTMATGEAPRADECSPRGGSSVSKARVTQSAYWYLW is encoded by the coding sequence ATGGATATTGGGATCGTCTATCACGACGAGTACGCTGAGCACCGTACAGGCGATCATCCGGAGGGTGCGGATCGAGTTGCCGCGGTTGTGGAGCACCTGCGTGCCAGCGATGTGTGGCCGCGCCTTAAAGTGGTCACGCCGGAGCCGGCGACCGAGGCCGATATTCTCCGCGTTCACACCGCCGAGCATCTTCAGACAATCCAGACGGCGGCCGCCAGCGGCGGCCGCTGGATCGACCCTGACACGTTCGTCTCTCCGCGCTCATACGACATCGCCTTGCTGGCTGCCGGCGGTGCGCTGGCGACCACCGAGATGTGGAGCGAGGGGATCGTTCCTTTTGCCCTCGTCCGCCCGCCGGGACATCACGCTCTGGCGCATGACGCGATGGGCTTCTGTCTCTTCAACAACGTCGCCATTACCGCGATGAGGCTTCTCGACGAGGGCTACGAGCGCATCGCGATCATCGACTGGGATGTGCATCACGGCAACGGCACCGAGTCGGTGTTCTACGAGGACCCGCGCGTTCTCTTCTTCTCGATGCACCAGTCTCCGCACTACCCGGGCACGGGAGCGGTGACCGACTGCGGCGAGGGACCCGGTCAAGGCTACACGGTCAACATCCCGATGCCCGCCTACTGCAACAACAACGACTACGCGCATGCGTTCAACATGGTGATCGAGCCAATCGTCGAGCAGTACAGCCCGGAGGCGATTCTCGTCTCGGCGGGGCAGGACATTCATCGCGACGATCCGCTCGGCGACATGATGGTCACCGAACTCGGCTTCTCGTACATGGCGTGGCACTGCCATCGCATGGCTCGGCTGTGTGAGGGCCGGATCGCCTTCATCCTCGAGGGCGGCTACAACCGCCAGGCCAACGCCGAAGCTATCGAGACTGTGCTGCGCACGATGGCGACAGGAGAGGCGCCGCGAGCCGACGAGTGCAGTCCTCGCGGCGGCTCTTCGGTGTCGAAGGCGCGAGTGACTCAGTCCGCCTACTGGTACCTTTGGTAG